In Phycisphaerales bacterium, the sequence GCGATGCGTCGCAGCCCCTCCCCTGCCGCTCGCAAGGCGGCCCGGGCCGCAAAGGCCGGCGCGTCCAAAGCCAAGTAGTGATTCACGGAGCCACCTCGGCTCGAGTCCCGCACGGACGCGTGGGCACTCAATGAAAGTCTGATTCGCACCAGTCGGCCGGGTGAAGCGAGCGCATAGGAGTGCTCCCCCGAGTTCGACGCCCCGGGCCCCACGATGATGGGCGCGCTCGGGACAGTGTTGGAGGTTGGTCATGCCTCGTGTTCGCAAGGGCGCCGCCCGGGCGCAGGCTCGTAAGCGGATTCTTCGTGCCGCCCGCGGGTATTACGGCGTCAAGAGCCGGCACAAGTACCAGGCCGAGAATGCCCTCATCCGCGCGGGCGTATACCGCTTCCGCGACCGTCGTCGCCTCAAGCGCGACATGCGTCGCCTGTGGGTCACGCGTATCACGGCGGCCTGCCGCATGCGCGGGACGCGCTACAGCCTCTTCATCAACGGGCTAAAGATGGCGGGGATCAATCTCAATCGCAAGATGCTCAGCCAGATCGCCGTCGAGGATCCGAAACTCTTCGACACGATCGTGAAGACAGCCGTCAAAGCATCCCGGGCCGAGGGTGGCGGTGGGTCCATGAGCCAGGTCACGTCGGGCGAGGGCGACATCCAGACGATCGAGGGCATCGGCCCGGCGTTTGCCGCCAAACTCGGTCGCGTGGGCATCTCGTGGGTCAAGGAACTCCTCGAGCACGGGCGGACCAAAGCCGGTCGGGCCGAGATCGCCCAGAAGACGGGCCTTTCCGAGCGCAAGATCCTCGACTGGGTCAACATGGCCGACCTGCTCCGCATCGAGGGGATGAACGGCAACTACGCCGAACTCCTGCACATCTCGGGCGTGGACACGGTGAAGGAACTCGGCAAGCGCGTCCCGGCAAACCTCGCCGCGAAGTTGGCCGAGACCAACGCCGAGAAGAAGGTCTCGCCAGACGTCCCCAATGAGGCGACGGTGACCAAGTGGATCGAGAAGGCCAAGACCATGCCGGCCATGGTCGAGCACTAGGCCGACCGATTGAACGCTCTCTTCGTATGAACCAACCCGGGTGTATCGCCCGGGTTTTTTCATGGCCGTGGGAAGGCTCGTCTCGCGTACAGTCGGCCATGGGCTGGTGGGTTACGACCATGTGGAACGAAGACCCCGCGCTGTTCATCGCGTGGTCGGTCTGGGTTATCTTCTCGATCAGCCTGCACGAACTGGCGCACGGCTGGGCGGCGCTCCGCCGCGGCGATCGCACACCGATTGAACTGGGACACATGACCTGGAACCCTGTGGTGCACATGGGCACCCCGAGCCTGATCGTCTTCGCGATCCTGGGCATCGCCTGGGGCGCGATGCCCGTGAACCCGAGTCGGATGCGGGGTCGCTACGCCGACGCGTATGTCTCCTTCGCCGGACCAGCGATGAACGTCGGGCTGGCGATCGTGAGTTCGCTGTGTCTGGCGATACTCGCGAGATGGACACAGAACCATTACCCGACCGGCGACCTGCCGCAGCAGGTGCACAATCTCTGGACGTTCTTCTGGGTCGGCGCGTCGACGAACTGCGTGCTGGCGGTCTTCAACCTGTTCCCGATCCCGCCACTCGATGGCTCGCGCATCCTCGCGGACTTCTGGCCACGCTTCCGCGAGTTGATCCATGACCAGCGCCTGATGCTCATCGGCCTCGCGGTGATCATCTTCGTACCAGGGATCATCGGCGAGAGCATCTGGACGATCGGCTTCGCGATGGCCGAGCGGCTCCTGAACATGTGGCGCCTCGTTCTTGGTTGATGCTCGACGGCCACACTGCTTCCGTATACGACCCGGGTCTACGCTCACAGGGTGAAGTACATCGTCCTCATCCCCGACGGGGCGGCGGATCTCCCCATCGCCGAACTTGATGGGCGGACGCCCCTCGAGGCCGCCCGCATGCCGAATCTCGCGGCTCTCGCGGCCCGTGGTCGCGTCGGGTGCGCCCACACCACGCCTCCGGGCTTTGAGGCCGGGTCCGATGTCTGCTCGATGTCCCTCCTGGGCTATGACCCGGCGAGGTACCACACCGGACGCGCGCCGCTCGAGGCCGCCGCCTTGGGAATCTCGCCCGGGCCCGACGACTGGATCTTCCGCCTCAATCTCGTCACGACGAGCGACGAGGGAACGATGGTCGATCACTCTGCGGGCGCGATCACCGATGCCGAGGCTCGGACGCTCGTGAGCGACCTCATGGCGATGTGGCGAGAGCGCGAGCCGTCGCTCGTGAAGGGGCTCACGCTCACGCCGGGCGTGAGTTACCGCAACATCCTTGTGGACGCCTCCGGACGGTCGTACGCGGGCGTCGACGCCACGCCGCCGCACGAGATCCCCGGCGAGCCTTGGGAGGACCACTTGCCCATTGGCGAGGGCGCGAGCGAAGAGAGCGCGGCGGTACTCGAACGGCTCATGCGCCTCTCGGCCGAGTTCCTCCCGACGCACGAGATCAACCTCGCGCGAACGCGAGCGGGCAAACGGATGGCGACGATGGCCTGGATCTGGGGCGGCGGCACACGTCCGAGCGTGCCCTCGTTCAAGGACCGCTATGGCGCGCGCGGCGCGATGATCACGGCCGTGGACCTCCTCGCGGGGATCGCCTCGTTCATCGGGTGGGATCGACTCTCTGTCCCTGGCATCACGAGTTACCACGACACGGACTATGCCGCCCAAGGCAAGGCGACGTGCGACGCGATAGATCGATACGACATCGTCTGCTGCCACATCGAGGCGCCCGATGAGGCCTCGCACCAGGGCGATTGGAAGACCAAGGTCGCGTCACTCGAGGCGATCGACGAGCACATCGTTGCCCCGATCGTGCGGAAGTTGGAGCACTTCGGCGACCCTGGAACCGACGGCACCGGCGGCGGATGGCGCATGCTCGTCATGCCCGATCACTACACGCTCTGCTCGACGCGCAAGCACGACGCGACGCCCGTGCCGTTCCTGATGGCCGGGGCGTGGGTGCGGTCGGCCGTCTCGCGCGAGTTCACCGAACGTGAGGCCCTCGAGAGCGACCTGAAAATCCTCGCGGGGCACGACCTGATGGAGTATTTCCTGCACGCGGGGCTGGTGAGATCCGAAAGAGTTGGATGATGGACGACACACGACCCGAGGACGCCGGTTTTCCCGAGGACCACCCCACGCCGGGCGAGGATTCTCGCTCGCCGGAGACCAGGGACATTTCCGATCGCGATGATTCCGCTGATGCCGGCGAAACGGGCACGAACAAGGACGAAGCCGCGCGTTCGGATGCCGATGAGTCGGAGTTGAATCCGTATGCCGTCGTCGAGGACGATCGCCCCAGGCGCGTCGGCGAGAAACGCCTGCTCGAGGACGTCGACGACGACGCCGACCTCACACGCGATCCGGAAGTCGAAGCACGGACGCGAGAAGAACGCCAAAGCCAAGGCGCACATCCCAAGCCCAAGAACGGCTCAACGAAGACCGGCGATGAATCACGTTGGCGCCGGGCCGCTCGGCGTGTGAACGAGATCGACATCGACGCCGTCGAGGAGGACGCGATCGTCCGCCCCGGAAAGCCCGGCTTCCAGGCGACGCTCATCATCGGCGTGTCGCTGCTGGCGATCGCGATGGTGCTCGCGGGCGTCTACGCCCCGCCCAAGGACATCGACACGCCCGTGAACGCGTCGCGAAGGCTCGCCCACGTCCTTTCCACCGGGTATCGGGCGCTCCTGAACATGGGCACAGGCGTCGCCGCGCTCGGTATCGCGGGAATCTGGGCGGGACGGCCTCTGGGCCGGATCGAGTTCGCGCCGGGACGGATGCTCGTCGCGGTCTCGGGACTCCTGGCGCTGACCAGCCTTCGCACGCCATTTCTCGGGCGATTCGATGAGATCGCCGCGGGCGTGGCGGCGTATCTGCTGCTCGTGATCCTGCTCTTCCGCCTCAAGCCCTCGCTCGCGTGCATCACCGGGCTCTTCCACTTCGGGCTGTGGATGCTCATGGAGATCGGCTACATGCTCGTCCGCTGGAGCGAGATGGCG encodes:
- a CDS encoding DUF4332 domain-containing protein, giving the protein MSQVTSGEGDIQTIEGIGPAFAAKLGRVGISWVKELLEHGRTKAGRAEIAQKTGLSERKILDWVNMADLLRIEGMNGNYAELLHISGVDTVKELGKRVPANLAAKLAETNAEKKVSPDVPNEATVTKWIEKAKTMPAMVEH
- a CDS encoding cofactor-independent phosphoglycerate mutase, whose translation is MKYIVLIPDGAADLPIAELDGRTPLEAARMPNLAALAARGRVGCAHTTPPGFEAGSDVCSMSLLGYDPARYHTGRAPLEAAALGISPGPDDWIFRLNLVTTSDEGTMVDHSAGAITDAEARTLVSDLMAMWREREPSLVKGLTLTPGVSYRNILVDASGRSYAGVDATPPHEIPGEPWEDHLPIGEGASEESAAVLERLMRLSAEFLPTHEINLARTRAGKRMATMAWIWGGGTRPSVPSFKDRYGARGAMITAVDLLAGIASFIGWDRLSVPGITSYHDTDYAAQGKATCDAIDRYDIVCCHIEAPDEASHQGDWKTKVASLEAIDEHIVAPIVRKLEHFGDPGTDGTGGGWRMLVMPDHYTLCSTRKHDATPVPFLMAGAWVRSAVSREFTEREALESDLKILAGHDLMEYFLHAGLVRSERVG
- a CDS encoding site-2 protease family protein, producing the protein MWNEDPALFIAWSVWVIFSISLHELAHGWAALRRGDRTPIELGHMTWNPVVHMGTPSLIVFAILGIAWGAMPVNPSRMRGRYADAYVSFAGPAMNVGLAIVSSLCLAILARWTQNHYPTGDLPQQVHNLWTFFWVGASTNCVLAVFNLFPIPPLDGSRILADFWPRFRELIHDQRLMLIGLAVIIFVPGIIGESIWTIGFAMAERLLNMWRLVLG